The region acactcacactcacacacacactttctgtttCATTATTCCACACATGTGTCATTTCCATGTCTTGTCGGGGGTGTCAGGTTTTGTTCTCAGGTAATCCTACTACGGCAGGAGCTTTTTGTCTCGCAAAGGGATTATAGGTGACATGTTTGTTCATAGCCTCAATTTATGACCTCTAACTTAGCAGGGTCTTTaaaacacagagagacaaagaaaagcagctaATTGGTATATTTGCTCTTTCTGTAATAAGTAGATGTGAGTTCTTTGcttaataaagtttttttttcttaaaaatccaTAGTCCCATCTAAAGCTAATAGCTAATTTTCATTTTGTATTAAAGCAAATTTGCAGTACTGTCAGATTTTTGTGATGGATAGGCTTTATTATTTCTGTTCATTAAATGTATCGACAGGATcaatttttacttttgaaaaaAGTGAAGCGCAGCTAACCATCTGCTAGATTTCCCGCATCTACTGACATTTAGTTAAGTGACCTCTAACCTCACAAGAAATGTCGTGACACCCAAAGTCACCCAGAACATCAAGGGGGAAAAACAGTTCGGTGCACTGAAACAGTGGTAGAGTGAGGCAGAGACTATTGGACATGAAGGTCAAAGTCATGTGTTCTTACATTCTGATTAAAGAGGATTTCAGACCAGAATCCTTTAACAGACTCTTTCAAGGTCATGTCTTATTTGACTTCTATATACAtgtatgtgtttgtgcgtgggtgtgtgtgtgcgcgcgtacacacacatattttgtCCTAAAGTGTCACTCCCATTTTTCACCAGCCTCATCCCATCCTCACCCAGCACCTATTCATCCTTCCTGGATTTAAACTTTCATCAAGAATAAAGTCAAACATGCAGCATAAGGAAACATAATAGATGAATTAGATTACAGAAACTAATGTGGTTCATGGAAGTTTGTAATGTTGTCCTTTTATCCACGGGAGCAGTCGACGGTCAGCCGCTGTGGTGGGCTGCTCAGGTCGGCCTCAGAGACTAATGGGCTATTGAGCTGGGGACAGACTGCAGGTCAAGAGGCTCAGGTGGTTCAGCTGCCCCACACCTGAGAGCTACGCATGGAGATACGGGTGGATGATGCAAGCACTCCATCATGCAGCGGCGCAATTATCAATCACTGTGTCCATCACTTCATGAATGAACTGACAGTCTCTGAGGGCGCTGGAGATGACCATTACCACCCCATCATTCTTTAGTCTCCTTTGTCCTCACTCAGATCTCATATAGGCTAGTGGGAACCTAGATGGACATGCAATTAAAACAGAGGCTGGACATAtcatttgagtgtgtgtgtgtgcgtgcgtgcgtgcgtgcgtgcgtgcgtgcgtgcgtgcgtgcgtgggtgggtgggtggatgatagatagatagatagatagatagatagatatagatagatagatagatagatagatagatagatagatagatagatagatagatagatagatagatagatagatagatagatttgatcattttaaaCCACGTTCGTCACATTTGGGCCTTGATCATCCAAGGCAAGTTCTCATCATCTTTGGAGAAAATCTGCTCCGTCATTCTCCGTCAGTGGTCCTGAACTTGAATTCCCTCACTTTTCCTTCCTCATGGGTGAGTCTTGACCCTGACCTCCGGTTCTACCTGCATGTTTTGTttggagcagctggagatcaGATGTTTGTGGTCATTACACCATCCCTCATTAGGGACTCTCATCTCAGCAAGCTAACCTAATGAGACAGTGTTTAATGTCCACTGTCCCTCTTCAACCTCTTatgagaaggtgtgtgtgttagagcgCGTCTGGCCAAATTACCCCAGTGTTTCGTTTGGATGTGGCACCTGGGCCCCCTGGTTGCTCGGGGGAGGTTAGCTCAGCGCAGTGGAATCCACTGGGGGAAGGCAGCCgggcccagctggaggaactTAAAGAGCTAAATGCTGATTGGAGCGAGGGCTTCGATCAAAGAGGCATTTGAGTTTGGACATCAAGAGAACCCATGTGGGACTCATGGAGGTTCTTTTGTTTGAGGACAGTTTATTTGTTGTGAAGTTTTATGATAGAATGTCAGAAATTGCAAAGATGTCAATGAACTAAACAACCAAGTTAAACACCTGATAAAACGACCAGACGGCGGATAAATGAAACATGCTGATGCTTCTTGAATGACCAAAAATGTCTGTATGTCAGTGACTGTTGTCATTCAGCTTAAATTAGGTCTTccttcaagattcaagattcaagattcaagagtactttattgatccctttagggggtgtccatcagggaaaatGTGGGTTCTGTGAGCTTTCAGCTCTGACTGACCGGGTTGGAATCCCTGATATTTATCCACTGTGCTGGTTTATTGACCACTATTGTTAGTTGACATCTGAATAatctgggggagggggttagTTCCAGCTCAGACGCTCTCACGGACCATTTTTGTcccagtccaaaaacatgcagacaGTCAATCGGAGACTTTGACCTGGGGAGTGTTCCCTGGAGAACGCTAGGATAGACTCCACCAACTCTCatcaggaagaggagacagTTCGGAGACAGAAAATTTACAGAGGAACTTTCAATATTTTAACATCATTGTGAAACCCTCTGAATACTAGAAAtgactgatttgtttttttattagatGTAAGTTACAACATAGTAAATGCTGGAAATAGTATTCTTGGTGACAAACTTGGATTTTGATGCTAGAATTGACAGACAATAAGACAGAGGTAAATTAATAAATGAGATAAATGGAGAATGTTTATCCTTCTGATGAGAGTTAAAGTTCATTTTAACATCAGTTAATGCTTAATCTGGTTTGGGATCAAATAAAACTGGGATCACTTCTGCAGTTCGACTCTTGTTGTGACTCTTCATCCTCACAGCAGATGCTGCTGAGACATTTCATAAATTTATAATCTTCCTTAAAAATGATACGTGGTAAATTAACTGCAAAATCTGCATAATGATTTAATGAGATCATTTTCCTCACATCATGTTGGCTTAATAATTAATAGATTTCTTAAAATTATAACTAGAGGTTGATAAGAAATAAGAATAACTAGAGGTTGATAAGAAATAAGCAAACACCCTCCATGATGTGCAGTATTTAAAactctcaaaataaatataaaacaatgtTCTATCATGGAGGCAATTGGAGTCCTCTATTGTCTTGGATGTCCCTGCACAAAGTGCAGTCAGTCCAAGGCCATTCAGGTCTGGAATTTTCTTTTGGTATATCTGGATTCTTGGTCACTGCAGACAGACGGTATCAGACTTTGATCTCCAAATACCTCATCAGAAACACAGATGAGTGTTTGGTGGTCACATATGAGACTTCCAACAGCTTGCTATCAGCATCATCGTCATCTGAGGACAACAACCGGCAGAAAATAATGCTGTAAACACCACCCTAAACTATTTTTATGGAAATTTCTGTCTTTTCAGCCAACAAGATGCAGCAGTTCTTTGCCAGGAACTCTAAAAAAATGAGGAGGAGTTTTTCCAGTAAGGAGTGAGCTGAATTTGTTATGACATGGAAACTTCCAAAGTGTGCACAGATGCGTTACCTTTAAAAACACATGGAAAAGGACAACCTGTTCAACTTGTTGCTGTACATTTCACGCGGTGCATTAAGCCCAAGATGACCCCTCAGAAGGCGCAGACTGCTGCTTCTATGGACACAATATAGAGAAAACAGAACTGGTAGGACTATAGTTTGGATTGTCGGCACCACAAGGTTCACCAGAACATATAAGAAgaacaaatatagaaataaatctCACATGGGGGAAAATACTCGCCTGAAGAAGAGTTTCCACTGGGCCAGAACATTATACCTACAATAAAATCCAAATCAGCCAATGTTGGACATTTATATTTCTCAGTGTGTTGGTCAATatgagggagagcagaggatgGTGGGTGTGGTAATGACTGAAGGGGAGGACTGTCAGGAAGTGGTGTGTGCTCGCCGTGGGTGGGCGCTGAAGATGAACCTTGATGCTGCGTACCAcagcgtgtgcacgtgagaCCGAGACAGTGTCAGCAAAGTGCCTGCTATGCATGATCATCAATAAAGACCTCGACAAAGAAGAACGTGTCCAGCGTGTCTCTTCTCCCTGCTGCTGGAAGCAGTTTGTTCTGGGCCTGACTTCAGCTCTAGAGGCCAATAAATCGTCGCTGTGCTCCTTGACAACACGTCTGGGGGTGAGAAATGGTGTTAACACTGTGATGTAATAGaagaataaattaaatacacTGAATCATATCacagtactactactactattactacggataacaacaacaacaataataataataataataataataataataataatataataataataataataataataataataacaatgataatataatataaaaacaGTGCTTAAGTTATGCACACCAGCAATCATGTTAAATCACTGATTAGGTGTGTTTACTTGAATATTAACAGGCAACTTGGACAATTAGAAAGGCTGCAGTATTGTACTCTGGATTTCAATCAAGaagaatatttatattttaattgaACCTATTATGTGCAGAAGAGTTCAACAGTACTTGTTTTTCAGTCTTTATCTTGCGATGagcagaaaatgtttttttggggaGTGAAATTTGCAAGCAAAAAAGACATTACTAGTTTTATTTTCAGTATTTAGCACAAAATGTGATGACCATAAAACCTATAGACATGGTCAAATATCATATCCAACAGCTTTGTTCAtacggccatcagcaggatcTCTCTGTGACCAGTCCTGAATAATGAtgttctcagcagcagcacctaaGAAAGCCCATTAAACACATGGTGGAGTGGATTTTATTGGAGAATTAAACAGAAACATTGATGAACTGTAGTGAAGAGGTGTGTTATTATAGCAGTCACCTGGAATGTTGATACACTGGAAGATATTTCAGGTTTCTCCcaatttaaaaagacatttaaaaaaacaattaaaacgaATGAACTGCTGACTGCTATTGCCCGCCTGTGTCTAGTCTAAAACGGAATAGAAAGTCCTGTCATTTTATAAAATCATCCACAGATGTTTTGAGGATTAACCCAGACTCCTTTGAGGACTCTACCAAATGCAGGTATCAACTAGTGACAGCAGGTGGCGTAGTTTACCAGGATTTACCTTATAATGacaatcatttttaaaaatcaagtttcaagtctatctatctatctatctatctatctatctatctatctatctatctatctatctatctatctatctatctatctatctatctatctataggTGATAGAACCTGTCCTAGtgattgtcaaatacattttagtTATATCATTGTTGTACTAACGATGAACAGATGCCAATCAGCACGACTGCAATGctttagttagttagttagttggttggttggttagttGGTTGGTTAGTCAGTAACGGGTAACCTTAACTCCACCTCCGTCACGATCCACCCCGTGTTTTCCTCACGTCGCTGTGGCGTCACATGCACGTTCCTCCCCTTAGCAACAGAGGCAACATGGCGGCGTCCAGCCCTGCCGAGGGTTCTCCGGAGATCTCGACACAACTGAAGACACCAAAGACCGAGGTCCCGTCGCCTGAGTCTGAGGACCTCAGTGACAGTAACCAGAACCATTCCGACGCCTCCACACCCAACCGCTTCTCGCCTCTGAATGTGGGCTCTGGGCCGACGAGCCGGACGGTGGTCCCTTCTTCCTCGAACAGCTTCACCGCTTGCCGTGGGATGTCATGGACCCCATCCGAGACGAACGCTCTCATCGCTGTCTGGGGGAACGAGAGGCTCAACGAGGCGAGGATGCAACAGCTGGAGGTGGCCGGTACCGTGTTCTCTGGAAAGGCCCCCGGACCTGCCATGTACGAGCGGGTCTCCAGAGCCCTGGCAGAGCTGGGCTACGAGAGGACTCCGTCCCAGTGCAGAGAGAGGATGAAGGTAAATCCGAATCATGGTCATCCTCCAGCGACCCACAGTTCTCTACAGGTTATTTTAGCTTCAGTCAGAGTTGTATCTGCAGGTGTCATGTAGATGAGAACATGCATGATGGCGGAATGCATGTCAATAGCGACACAGTAAGATCTCTACTGTTTGTAAGAGTCATTACAAACCTTCTACAGAAGCATTAAATCTCACATCATGCACACATAAACTATGTGAGACCTACTTCCATCCTAAGTCTGGGCTGCCAGTAATTCAACAGTACATGCAGAATCATGAGGTCCATCATATTTTAATGTTGACAGATGGTTTATAACTAGTTTTATAACGGTGTTTGAAATGACAAAACCAGCCAGCTATCATATGGCCCATACATTGCTCTTTACTATATGTATATTTGTTGAAAATGAGGAACTGTAAAGTACAGAAATCTTTCACTCACAAAAGTGGCTTGATGCTGAAAGCATTTGGGAAATTTAGCAAGAATTTTTCTGCACGCCTTTTGCATCTCACATTAGGCCTTTGTTATATTATTATACAACAAATGTTCAGAAAAGCTTTTGAATTCATACATGAAAATGTGCTTTGAACTCTCACTGGGCAGTCTTTTACATCTGAATAAAAGTTATTTTCCAGCAAAAAAGGGAGTATTTGCCTCTTCCAAACAATAGCAATGCATCCCATTTTCATTACAAACTCAAATAAGCTAAAAAAATGCTTGAAGATGTAGCTTTTCTATATTACTGACCTGACATTTAGGCGTCTAACTGCGTCGTGTCTGTGTTGCATGGAGTTCTTCCACCTGTGAACGGGGATTGCAGCCCAGCCCATCTCAACTACATTCCACGATTCctcttgttttgtctttgaaaCCACATTTTTGATATTTCCCCACATGTTTTCTATGTTCTGTTTCTATGGCTGGGCTGGCCCCTCTGTAACAGTAATCCTCTTGGTCTGGAACCAAGATGCTGCTTCCTCACTGAAGGGTCTGGGGAATTGTCTTGTTCGAACGTTTTGTCTTTGGAATAATGCAACGTGACCCCTTCAAGCATTTGCGTGTATTCAAATCGATCCATGACCTTGGTATGTGAAAACAGGCCCAGCACAACAGCCCCAGATCATCATGATCCACGGTCTTCACAGTGTGGCTTGAATTCTGGGTTTGAGGGTCATCTGATAAACTGCCTGAAGTTTTGTGATCTTGTCAAACTGTAACCGGCCCAGGAACTTTCATTTCTCCCATAATAAGTTTTTACAGGAGCTTCTGACTGATAGCTTATCTTCACGGGGCTTTTCTAGCTGTTACAGTAGTAAGAGGACACTTTAGACCTTCTTTAATCACTCAGGAGCAGATCGTTGCCTCAGTCTTTGCTATTTCTGACGCAACTTTCTGGTTTACGATGCCATGTGGACGCACTTCAGATTATTTTTAACTAAGTAGCTTTTCGTTgtccacattttttttaaaaggaattatTTGAACCCCTCACTGCTAACTTTGAACAAGAAAGCATCTGATTTATTCACTTTTCTCTAAAATGATGTATAAAATGAtggtttcttttcatcttttcttgtTTTAGAAAAAGATACGCAACGCTcctgatgtatgtgtgtgtgtggattctACAGAATTGAGAATTTTGagctttatttccttttttattcaCGCTGCTCTCATTTTGAGCACAACTGtaatctgcctgtctgtctgtctgtctcgtgtgtctgtctgtctgtccgtccgtccggtGTGTTATGTCATACAGACGCTGCGTCGTTGCTACAGCCGAGTGAAAGAACATGGCATTGGCAAAAGGAAGAGCAGCTACACCATcgagcagctggagaaggtgtTTGGACAGGGGGGCTGGGACTCCCAGAGCTGTGCTCCGGTGCTCATCAACAGCAGCGGGCTGTACCAGGAGATggagtctgacagcagcacacTGGAGGACTTTTCCCAGGAGGACTGGTGCAACCAGGTCCTGGACTCAGCCTTCCAGGAAGGGGACATGGAGACTGGTGAGTGGCACAGTTCATCAAAGATACATCACATCAGCGGTGACTTTAAAACTGACACTTTAGTTTACTCGCAGAAGAACTCATGGTCCTGAAGAACCAGGCACTGCAGGTCCAGACTGAACTGTCAGAACAGAGCCAGTAAGTCATGCACCTCACACATCGTCAGGCAAACGTCGGTGTGGTGGCATCACTGGACACATCTGTCTTATTTCACATTGCTACACCCGATCCAAAACCAGCCATGTAACGTAGATAaacttgatttttttaatgaattcaaaATGAAGTCCGAATCGGTGGAGCGTTCTTGTACACAGGAATACAACAATGCAAAGAAAATGTGGAAGGATGTCACATTCTTCGTCCGTTTTTGCTCAGGAAACGAGACATGATGCAGACCGTGATCCACATCCTGGAGTCAGTGCAGCTGAAATGGGAGCACTTCCAGACATGGACAGAGTTCTCACGGCTGCACCTCTCGAACAAACTCGCCATCTTCGGTGTGGGCTACAACACCCGGTGGCGCGATGACGTGCGCTACCACTACGCTGAAATCAGCTCCCAGGTGCCGCTGGGGAAGAGACTGCGTGAATACTTTAACCCCGAGAAGCCCGAGGGCCGTGTCATTATGACCAAAGTGCAGAAGATGAACTGGAAGAACGTCTACTACAAATTCCTCGACATCACCATCAGTGAGGCACGTTGCCTGGAACTTCACATGGAGGTGGATTGGATCTATGTAGCTCAGTCCAAACCAGCAGGCTGTGGTGCGGGAACTTCACATTACCTCCTGCCGACAGACATCCCCAAGACTTATGGACTGTACGCCATTGGCTACGAGGATCTGACACCCTGTAATGACACCAACCTGACCTCAGATCTTACACTCGAGGACCGCAGCCCACCCCCGCCAGAAAACGGGGCTCAACCGGATGAAGGCTGCAGGTCCGGGGTGAAAATCACGTACTGTTACCTGGGTGTGGCCGAGCACAGAACTATCCAGCAGTGCCTGTTCCAGCACTTCCAGGGTCCTGGAAAACACCACATTCACGGAGAAGCCTCTGGTGTGACACGGTTACTGCAGGAGAACAGCCGCCTTGACGGGGGCCAAAGCCCGTCTCAACGCGTCGCCATTTACATCAAGTTCATCGAGGTGGAGCTGGACTTTCTGTCAGCGGGCTCCCTGGTGGAGTGTCTGGAAACGGCCGTCGGATATTCCCTCAAATACAACAACAAACACGCGTCGTAACTGTGGCTTCGAGGCTTGAGGCTGAAGAGAGAACAGTTTTGGTGTTCTCAGTGTTTTACAGCTGGTTCATCACAAAGTCTCTACATGACATGGTAGATTCTGTAGTTTCAGACCGTTGTGCACTATAAAGGTTCCTGCTACTGTTTACTGCGCATCAATACTCCTTTAAATCAGTTGGTTTTGGGTTTGTGTGATTGGGAGGAGGTTCCACCCAGAACTAACAGCTGGTGCGCGACCGGTATTTCCTTAGGTTAAAGAGGTTTTTACTGGAATTGTTTTGGTTCAAAGAACCATTTCAACATgatatttaattaaattcttTACACCTTCTGATAGAGCTGAGAGAGAAATGTCGGAAACTGTTCTCAGGAAGATGTTCTTGGATTGTATTGACATCAGTTACGTTGATAATATGTGTTGATCCTCAGAAAACTCAATATTTAAGGCACCATATTAAATATAACTTTAGCAACTCTCATGTATACATTTTACATAAAACCATTACGTCGTAATAAAGTTCTGAATGGAGATCCTGCAGCTGAAAGATGTCAGAACATGCGGAAGATGTGGAAAGTGGAAACTGCTAGGAAGGTTTGGGACGAGATTCAGCAAGAAAACGGTCCATAAATGATCCTCTATAGAAGTCCTGATACCGCTACTCTAATTTAAGGTAAATACCAATCCAACGTCATTGGAAAGATTTCAAAAACGGGTCAAAACACATTTCagttgacttcctgtctgatgaaTCAATGCCAGATGTCGTTGTTAGTTGCAGGTGAGTATCAAACAAATGTGAGAGTATTGATATTTATGGGTATTTGGAGCGCTCTGCTGTCTACCTCAGTGGGATGTGTCAAACAGCAGTGAGAGAGCAGAATGTAtatttattgtgtattttatgtatctgcttttgttttgtgggTCTTACAGCCGCAGCTGTTTCTGTGCACATTAGAGGGAAACTCAAAGAGCGACTGCAGCTTGGGTGATGTCGAATGTTCATGTCTATTTTGATAGTCTTTTTACAACCAGCCAATGTTTATCTGCCCCCAAACTTTTAGTCATTATTCAGCCTTTAAATTCACTATTGGGTGATTCTCAGAATTTCATTTGGTCTCATCGCTGTTACaaactctcttttttttcagctgCAATTACAGGAGTAGCTGTCAAATCTGGTTGTTGTAGCACAGTTGCATGAAACGAGATCCATGTCAGGCACCAACCACGACTGCACGAAGAGGGACACATTCCTCGTTGGGAATACGTCTCTTTTCCGGGTCACGCTGCAGAGATGACCTGCTGACAAGTCAGTGAAAAGGCCATTGGAGAAGGCACCATGGGAAAGCTCATGCGTTAGCTATGTCAGTGGTATCTGCCCAAGTGTGCTCTGCCGTGCACAGTGTTCTTGCTCGTGATCATGAAGTTACTGTTGTTTTacctctgtgtgtttctgtgccaaAAAGAGGAGCTTGTGATAGTGGAGTAATCTGTAACTGATGGTGGTTGCACAGGCGACTCACACCTCCATCAGAATGCTTGTGTAGATAATGCATATCTGCACCGCTGGCGTGACATTATTACGTTACAGCTGTATTTTTGAGCTTATGTGCAATGTTGCAAAACAAAGGACTGGACTAGAATCCTCACAGACTCAAATTGGATAAGTTATAGCAAGAAATATTTAAGTGTTTTGAGCAATTCTAGCTTTTACTCATCATGTTGATATTTTTGGGTTTACTATATAAAGATATTTTACATGTTGACGCCATCTCTTGTATGTTGATTGATCGAAGGTCTTGTATGTTTACATGTTATAGATAATAAACAGACAATGGCTAATGTGTGTCACACTGAAAACGACTGAATGTATTTGAATTTGAGCTGATTTAAACAGGGACTCCTGTGGCGTAACAGTATTAATACTAATGTTAAGCATTATTATCAGTGCTGATATCAGTCACCAGGAGAGGGAATGTCCTGCATTcaggttttttctttaatacaaTTTAATAAAGGTGAGGAAACCAAAGATATTCTCAATGCATTAATATGATTGCATACATGAAACTCGACTGAGATGGTGGCAGTAATAAATGCTTCACATCATCCCCAAGATCTGGGTCGGATATAAAGTTTCAGGCCTTGTAGAGATTTATTTATGAACATTTTGTAAAACTTTTCCATGGAATTCTTCATTTCATGTTTTACATAAACGCGCTCCTTAAAGGTGTAATTTCCTCGTGTGCCAGGTGGGGGCGACAGAGGGCCAAAGCTAACATTCCAAAAAACTCGTGCGTTTTAGTGAGGCACGTGCGGAGACAATGCTGCCGACCTTTTAAAAACTGACCTTTGGAAATAtaataacttttttttctttttccctgaAAAGGAAGTCTGAACAAATGTGAGACATTAAGATTGAAAACAAGAGCATATATAGCAACAACTGATAACTGAATTTGCTCTATTTCTGGCATAGAGAAATCACTGAGACACAATGTGATATTGTTTGGAATACTGTCTCACTTTATGAATTTATTATATTACACTTTGTCTTCTAAGTTATTTAAATTCTAGGTGATACAGATGAATGcttcaaagaaacaaaaaaggtgACGTATACATAATAAAAACATTAATCTTGTACAAAAGCATTTCTCATGTATATTTGATAAGCCTGTTTGCCTTTGTTCATATTCACATGTGAAACATTTTCATTCATGGAATTAATTTTTCACATATGAATTAATCAATTTTAAACCTTCAGTCAGTGCTGAAATGTAGGTACTAGCCTGAGACTTGAAGATGGGTGCATGGAAACCTTTTCTCCATTAAATTAGGAAGAAAATTaagaaacaaagaaat is a window of Takifugu flavidus isolate HTHZ2018 chromosome 14, ASM371156v2, whole genome shotgun sequence DNA encoding:
- the LOC130537811 gene encoding myb/SANT-like DNA-binding domain-containing protein 2, yielding MHVPPLSNRGNMAASSPAEGSPEISTQLKTPKTEVPSPESEDLSDSNQNHSDASTPNRFSPLNVGSGPTSRTVVPSSSNSFTACRGMSWTPSETNALIAVWGNERLNEARMQQLEVAGTVFSGKAPGPAMYERVSRALAELGYERTPSQCRERMKTLRRCYSRVKEHGIGKRKSSYTIEQLEKVFGQGGWDSQSCAPVLINSSGLYQEMESDSSTLEDFSQEDWCNQVLDSAFQEGDMETEELMVLKNQALQVQTELSEQSQKRDMMQTVIHILESVQLKWEHFQTWTEFSRLHLSNKLAIFGVGYNTRWRDDVRYHYAEISSQVPLGKRLREYFNPEKPEGRVIMTKVQKMNWKNVYYKFLDITISEARCLELHMEVDWIYVAQSKPAGCGAGTSHYLLPTDIPKTYGLYAIGYEDLTPCNDTNLTSDLTLEDRSPPPPENGAQPDEGCRSGVKITYCYLGVAEHRTIQQCLFQHFQGPGKHHIHGEASGVTRLLQENSRLDGGQSPSQRVAIYIKFIEVELDFLSAGSLVECLETAVGYSLKYNNKHAS